A region from the Linepithema humile isolate Giens D197 chromosome 1, Lhum_UNIL_v1.0, whole genome shotgun sequence genome encodes:
- the Nrx-IV gene encoding neurexin-4 isoform X2 — MTAFKCLVYIFAIVASSFAYTYYEDECNIALLDRAHIKATSSLPERGPKNARLDGENAWTASSSDFGQYLIVDLGQVMNITHIATRGRSSQNEYVKEYRISYGTNGLDYQDYKEEDGHAKMFKGNKDGNSLKLNKFEIPIIAQWIRINPTRWQDRISLRVELYGCDYVSDIASFNGSSLIRMDLLREPIETDRHSIRFRFKTTNADGVLMYSRGTQGDYIALQLRDNRMLLNLDLGSGIMTSLSVGSLLDDNMWHDVVFSRNRKDISFSVDRVLIRGRVKGQFHRLDLNQHFYIGGVPNKQDGLVVNQNFTGCIENFYLNTTNIIHELKESEIVGENLKYFKAHTYYGCPEPLIIPVTFLTPGSYARLKGYEGVSSLNISLAFRTYEERGIIIYHQFRSPGYVKLFLEEGKLKVDIKTADNPAVILDNFYEKFNDGKWHQVILTIATNSLVLNVDGRPMKTERKLSMSTGSFYMIGGMTGEGSNYGFVGCMRMISVDGNYKLPTDWKEEEYCCKNEIVFDTCRMADRCNPNPCKHNGVCYQNSDEFFCECANTGYAGAVCHTSLNPLSCEAYKNMNPVNQKAEITVDVDGSGPLKPFPVTCEFFTDDRVMTVLHHSNEQVTPVDGFEEPGSFIQEINYDADFDQIEALLNRSISCRQRINYACKHSKLFNSPVSQGDHFRPNSWWVSRNNQKMDYWGGALPGSRKCECGIYANCGDPTKWCNCDSGLEGWLEDGGDITEKEHLPVKQLRFGDTGTPLDDKEGRYTLGPLICEGDDLFKNMVTFRIADSTINLPTFDIGHSGDIYFEFKTTTLDAVIIHSKGPNDYIKVSITTGNQLTFQYVAGGGPLTVTVQTSYNLADNKWHSVSVERNRKEARIVIDGALKNEVREPPGPVRAIHLTSDFVVGATTDYRDGFVGCIRALLLNGQLQDLRSYARRGLYGITEDCVGRCESSPCLNNGTCHERYDGYWCDCRWTAFKGPICADEIGVTMRSSSMIKYDFMGTWRSTISENIRIGFTTTNPRGFLMGLFSNISGEYMVIMISNSGSLRVVFDFGFERQDVVYGGQETNNLGTGQYHDIKISRRNSGSTLVIQVDDYEEQTVHYDIKHSADAQFNNIQYMYIGRNETMSAGFVGCISRIEFDDIYPLKLLFQENGPGNVRSIGSTVTEDYCGIEPITHPPDIVETRPPPELDEEKLRAAYNETDTAILGSVLAILLIAVVIMIILIGRYMSRHKGEYLTQEDKGAEIALDPDSAVVNSATGHQVQKKKEWFI, encoded by the exons ATGACCGCTTTCAAGTGTCTTGTGTATATATTCGCCATAGTGGCAAGCTCATTCGCATATACATACT ATGAGGACGAATGCAACATTGCTCTTTTGGATAGAGCTCATATAAAAGCAACCAGTTCCTTACCTGAAAGAGGTCCAAAGAACGCCAGGCTAGATG GCGAAAACGCTTGGACGGCTAGCAGTTCAGATTTCGGTCAGTATTTAATAGTCGACTTGGGCCAAGTGATGAACATCACACACATAGCAACTCGAGGACGATCGTCACAGAACGAGTATGTTAAGGAGTATCGTATTAGTTACGGTACCAATGGTCTTGATTACCAGGATTACAAGGAAGAAGATGGCCATGCGAAG ATGTTTAAAGGTAATAAAGATGGAAATAGCTTGAAGCTTAACAAGTTTGAGATACCAATAATCGCGCAATGGATAAGAATAAATCCAACGCGATGGCAAGACAGGATATCGCTGAGAGTCGAACTCTACGGATGCGACTACG TGTCTGATATTGCTTCCTTCAACGGATCCTCTCTCATACGTATGGATCTACTTAGAGAACCTATCGAAACCGATAGGCATAGTATACGTTTCCGTTTTAAAACCACCAACGCCGACGGTGTGCTAATGTATTCTCGTGGCACGCAAGGCGACTATATAGCCTTGCAATTACGCGACAATCGAATGCTGCTCAACCTCGATCTCGGATCCGGCATTATGACGAGTCTGTCCGTTGGCAGTCTTCTGGACGACAATATGTGGCACGATGTTGTATTCTCCCGCAATAGGAAAGATATTTCGTTCTCCGTCGACAGAGTGTTGATCCGAGGTAGAGTAAAGGGACAGTTTCACCGATTGGACTTGAATCAACAC TTTTACATCGGCGGCGTGCCTAACAAGCAGGACGGTTTAGTGGTGAATCAGAATTTCACGGGCTGCATAGAAAACTTTTATCTCAACACGACGAATATAATTCACGAACTGAAGGAGTCGGAGATCGTGGGTGAAAATTTGAAGTATTTCAAGGCTCATACGTACTACGGCTGTCCGGAACCTCTAATAATACCCGTCACATTTCTGACTCCCGGATCCTACGCTAGGTTGAAAGGGTACGAGGGCGTGTCGTCTCTCAACATCTCTCTCGCGTTCCGAACGTACGAGGAGcgaggaataattatttaccatCAATTCCGGAGTCCGGGCTACGTCAAG CTGTTCCTGGAAGAAGGTAAATTGAAGGTCGACATAAAAACAGCGGATAACCCAGCTGTGATTCTGGACAACTTTTACGAAAAGTTCAACGATGGAAAGTGGCATCAGGTGATTTTGACGATTGCGACAAATTCTCTCGTCTTGAATGTCGACGGCAGGCCGATGAAAACGGAGCGCAAGCTGTCAATGTCGACTGGATCATTTTACATGATCGGCGGTATGACCGGAGAGGGAAGCAACTACGGGTTCGTCGGCTGCATGAGAATGATAAGTGTCGAcggcaattataaattacctACCGACTGGAAGGAAGAGGAGTATTGCTGCAAGAACGAGATTGTGTTCGACACTTGTCGAATGGCGGACCGTTGCAATCCAAATCCTTGCAAGCACAATGGTGTCTGCTATCAAAACTCTGATGAATTCTTCTGCGAGTGTGCCAATACCGGATACGCGGGCGCAGTTTGTCACACCT CACTAAATCCTCTCTCGTGCGAGGCCTACAAGAATATGAATCCGGTAAATCAGAAAGCGGAGATCACGGTCGACGTCGACGGCAGCGGGCCGCTAAAGCCGTTCCCCGTCACTTGCGAATTCTTCACCGATGACCGCGTGATGACGGTTTTACATCACAGCAATGAACAAGTCACTCCCGTCGATGGTTTCGAGGAGCCTGGTAGCTTCATACAGGAAATTAATTACGACGCTGATTTCGATCAAATTGAGGCTCTACTAAACCGATCTATAAGCTGCAGGCAGAGGATAAATTACGCGTGCAAGCATTCCAAATTATTTAACTCGCCAG TTTCTCAAGGAGATCATTTCAGACCAAACTCGTGGTGGGTGAGTCGCAACAATCAGAAGATGGATTATTGGGGCGGCGCGTTGCCCGGGTCGCGAAAATGCGAATGTGGTATATACGCAAATTGCGGGGACCCCACCAAGTGGTGCAACTGCGATTCCGGCTTGGAGGGATGGTTGGAAGACGGCGGGGATATCACGGAGAAGGAGCATCTCCCCGTGAAACAATTGCGTTTCGGTGACACGGGTACGCCGCTCGACGACAAGGAGGGTCGTTATACGTTAGGTCCGCTCATTTGCGAAGGCGACG ATTTGTTCAAGAACATGGTCACATTCCGTATAGCCGATTCCACCATAAATCTACCGACGTTTGACATCGGCCACAGCGGTGATATTTACTTCGAGTTCAAAACCACTACTTTGGACGCCGTGATAATTCACAGCAAGGGTCCCAACGATTACATCAAGGTCTCCATAACCACCGGAAATCAATTAACCTTCCAGTATGTGGCCGGTGGAGGACCGCTCACCGTTACCGTGCAGACGTCCTACAATTTGGCTGATAACAAGTGGCACTCCGTGTCGGTGGAAAGAAATCGCAAGGAGGCGCGCATCGTCATCGACGGGGCGCTGAAGAACGAAGTGCGAGAACCTCCGGGCCCTGTGCGAGCGATTCATCTCACCTCCGATTTCGTGGTGGGCGCCACGACTGATTACAGGGACGGATTTGTCGGTTGCATAAGAGCGCTGCTTCTCAACGGGCAATTGCAAGATTTAAGAAGTTACGCCCGACGCGGATTGTACGGCATCACAGAAGATTGCGTCGGCAGGTGCGAAAGTAGTCCTTGCCTTAATAACGGCACGTGCCACGAGAGATACGACGGATACTGGTGCGACTGTCGATGGACCGCGTTCAAAGGACCGATTTGTGCAGATg AAATTGGTGTGACTATGCGATCCAGCTCAATGATAAAGTACGACTTCATGGGCACCTGGCGTTCCActatttctgaaaatatacgCATTGGTTTTACAACGACGAACCCGAGAGGGTTTTTGATGGGCCTATTTTCCAATATCTCGGGAGAGTATATGGTTATAATGATTTCAAACAGCGGCAGCTTACGCGTGGTATTCGATTTCGGCTTCGAGCGGCAGGATGTAGTGTATGGCGGCCAAGAGACTAATAATCTCGGCACGGGACAATATCACGACATCAAAATCAGTAGAAGGAACTCCGGCTCCACTCTGGTGATACAGGTCGATGATTACGAGGAGCAAACTGTTCATTATGACATAAAGCATTCCGCGGACGCGCAATTCAACAATATCCAATACATGTACATCGGCAGGAACGAAACTATGTCGGCGGGATTCGTGGGTTGCATATCGCGAATCGAATTCGACGATATATACCCGCTGAAGTTACTCTTCCAAGAGAACGGACCCGGTAACGTGCGCTCGATCGGTTCTACCGTGACCGAAGACTATTGCGGCATCGAACCGATCACGCATCCGCCTGATATCGTGGAGACGCGACCGCCGCCGGAATTGGACGAAGAAAAACTCAGAGCCGCGTACAATGAGACTGACACGGCCATTTTGGGCAGTGTACTAGCAATTCTTCTGATCGCGGTTGTGATCATGATTATTCTTATAGGTAGATATATGTCTAGACATAAAGGAGAGTATTTAACGCAAGAAGACAAGGGTGCTGAGATAGCCTTAGACCCGGACTCAGCGGTTGTAAACTCCGCCACTGGTCATCAAGttcagaaaaagaaagagtgGTTTATCTGA
- the Nrx-IV gene encoding neurexin-4 isoform X1: MTAFKCLVYIFAIVASSFAYTYYEDECNIALLDRAHIKATSSLPERGPKNARLDGDSAWSPELSSYNQHLTMELGARYEIRSVATRGRAYTKEYVTEYLIQYSDDGQSWSNFENQDGVDEMFKGNKDGNSLKLNKFEIPIIAQWIRINPTRWQDRISLRVELYGCDYVSDIASFNGSSLIRMDLLREPIETDRHSIRFRFKTTNADGVLMYSRGTQGDYIALQLRDNRMLLNLDLGSGIMTSLSVGSLLDDNMWHDVVFSRNRKDISFSVDRVLIRGRVKGQFHRLDLNQHFYIGGVPNKQDGLVVNQNFTGCIENFYLNTTNIIHELKESEIVGENLKYFKAHTYYGCPEPLIIPVTFLTPGSYARLKGYEGVSSLNISLAFRTYEERGIIIYHQFRSPGYVKLFLEEGKLKVDIKTADNPAVILDNFYEKFNDGKWHQVILTIATNSLVLNVDGRPMKTERKLSMSTGSFYMIGGMTGEGSNYGFVGCMRMISVDGNYKLPTDWKEEEYCCKNEIVFDTCRMADRCNPNPCKHNGVCYQNSDEFFCECANTGYAGAVCHTSLNPLSCEAYKNMNPVNQKAEITVDVDGSGPLKPFPVTCEFFTDDRVMTVLHHSNEQVTPVDGFEEPGSFIQEINYDADFDQIEALLNRSISCRQRINYACKHSKLFNSPVSQGDHFRPNSWWVSRNNQKMDYWGGALPGSRKCECGIYANCGDPTKWCNCDSGLEGWLEDGGDITEKEHLPVKQLRFGDTGTPLDDKEGRYTLGPLICEGDDLFKNMVTFRIADSTINLPTFDIGHSGDIYFEFKTTTLDAVIIHSKGPNDYIKVSITTGNQLTFQYVAGGGPLTVTVQTSYNLADNKWHSVSVERNRKEARIVIDGALKNEVREPPGPVRAIHLTSDFVVGATTDYRDGFVGCIRALLLNGQLQDLRSYARRGLYGITEDCVGRCESSPCLNNGTCHERYDGYWCDCRWTAFKGPICADEIGVTMRSSSMIKYDFMGTWRSTISENIRIGFTTTNPRGFLMGLFSNISGEYMVIMISNSGSLRVVFDFGFERQDVVYGGQETNNLGTGQYHDIKISRRNSGSTLVIQVDDYEEQTVHYDIKHSADAQFNNIQYMYIGRNETMSAGFVGCISRIEFDDIYPLKLLFQENGPGNVRSIGSTVTEDYCGIEPITHPPDIVETRPPPELDEEKLRAAYNETDTAILGSVLAILLIAVVIMIILIGRYMSRHKGEYLTQEDKGAEIALDPDSAVVNSATGHQVQKKKEWFI, from the exons ATGACCGCTTTCAAGTGTCTTGTGTATATATTCGCCATAGTGGCAAGCTCATTCGCATATACATACT ATGAGGACGAATGCAACATTGCTCTTTTGGATAGAGCTCATATAAAAGCAACCAGTTCCTTACCTGAAAGAGGTCCAAAGAACGCCAGGCTAGATG GAGATTCCGCGTGGTCGCCAGAACTTAGCAGTTACAATCAACATCTTACTATGGAGCTGGGGGCCAGATATGAGATACGCAGCGTTGCTACGCGAGGGCGGGCTTATACTAAAGAATACGTGACAGAATATCTTATCCAATATTCTGATGATGGTCAATCATGGagcaattttgaaaatcagGACGGTGTAGATGAG ATGTTTAAAGGTAATAAAGATGGAAATAGCTTGAAGCTTAACAAGTTTGAGATACCAATAATCGCGCAATGGATAAGAATAAATCCAACGCGATGGCAAGACAGGATATCGCTGAGAGTCGAACTCTACGGATGCGACTACG TGTCTGATATTGCTTCCTTCAACGGATCCTCTCTCATACGTATGGATCTACTTAGAGAACCTATCGAAACCGATAGGCATAGTATACGTTTCCGTTTTAAAACCACCAACGCCGACGGTGTGCTAATGTATTCTCGTGGCACGCAAGGCGACTATATAGCCTTGCAATTACGCGACAATCGAATGCTGCTCAACCTCGATCTCGGATCCGGCATTATGACGAGTCTGTCCGTTGGCAGTCTTCTGGACGACAATATGTGGCACGATGTTGTATTCTCCCGCAATAGGAAAGATATTTCGTTCTCCGTCGACAGAGTGTTGATCCGAGGTAGAGTAAAGGGACAGTTTCACCGATTGGACTTGAATCAACAC TTTTACATCGGCGGCGTGCCTAACAAGCAGGACGGTTTAGTGGTGAATCAGAATTTCACGGGCTGCATAGAAAACTTTTATCTCAACACGACGAATATAATTCACGAACTGAAGGAGTCGGAGATCGTGGGTGAAAATTTGAAGTATTTCAAGGCTCATACGTACTACGGCTGTCCGGAACCTCTAATAATACCCGTCACATTTCTGACTCCCGGATCCTACGCTAGGTTGAAAGGGTACGAGGGCGTGTCGTCTCTCAACATCTCTCTCGCGTTCCGAACGTACGAGGAGcgaggaataattatttaccatCAATTCCGGAGTCCGGGCTACGTCAAG CTGTTCCTGGAAGAAGGTAAATTGAAGGTCGACATAAAAACAGCGGATAACCCAGCTGTGATTCTGGACAACTTTTACGAAAAGTTCAACGATGGAAAGTGGCATCAGGTGATTTTGACGATTGCGACAAATTCTCTCGTCTTGAATGTCGACGGCAGGCCGATGAAAACGGAGCGCAAGCTGTCAATGTCGACTGGATCATTTTACATGATCGGCGGTATGACCGGAGAGGGAAGCAACTACGGGTTCGTCGGCTGCATGAGAATGATAAGTGTCGAcggcaattataaattacctACCGACTGGAAGGAAGAGGAGTATTGCTGCAAGAACGAGATTGTGTTCGACACTTGTCGAATGGCGGACCGTTGCAATCCAAATCCTTGCAAGCACAATGGTGTCTGCTATCAAAACTCTGATGAATTCTTCTGCGAGTGTGCCAATACCGGATACGCGGGCGCAGTTTGTCACACCT CACTAAATCCTCTCTCGTGCGAGGCCTACAAGAATATGAATCCGGTAAATCAGAAAGCGGAGATCACGGTCGACGTCGACGGCAGCGGGCCGCTAAAGCCGTTCCCCGTCACTTGCGAATTCTTCACCGATGACCGCGTGATGACGGTTTTACATCACAGCAATGAACAAGTCACTCCCGTCGATGGTTTCGAGGAGCCTGGTAGCTTCATACAGGAAATTAATTACGACGCTGATTTCGATCAAATTGAGGCTCTACTAAACCGATCTATAAGCTGCAGGCAGAGGATAAATTACGCGTGCAAGCATTCCAAATTATTTAACTCGCCAG TTTCTCAAGGAGATCATTTCAGACCAAACTCGTGGTGGGTGAGTCGCAACAATCAGAAGATGGATTATTGGGGCGGCGCGTTGCCCGGGTCGCGAAAATGCGAATGTGGTATATACGCAAATTGCGGGGACCCCACCAAGTGGTGCAACTGCGATTCCGGCTTGGAGGGATGGTTGGAAGACGGCGGGGATATCACGGAGAAGGAGCATCTCCCCGTGAAACAATTGCGTTTCGGTGACACGGGTACGCCGCTCGACGACAAGGAGGGTCGTTATACGTTAGGTCCGCTCATTTGCGAAGGCGACG ATTTGTTCAAGAACATGGTCACATTCCGTATAGCCGATTCCACCATAAATCTACCGACGTTTGACATCGGCCACAGCGGTGATATTTACTTCGAGTTCAAAACCACTACTTTGGACGCCGTGATAATTCACAGCAAGGGTCCCAACGATTACATCAAGGTCTCCATAACCACCGGAAATCAATTAACCTTCCAGTATGTGGCCGGTGGAGGACCGCTCACCGTTACCGTGCAGACGTCCTACAATTTGGCTGATAACAAGTGGCACTCCGTGTCGGTGGAAAGAAATCGCAAGGAGGCGCGCATCGTCATCGACGGGGCGCTGAAGAACGAAGTGCGAGAACCTCCGGGCCCTGTGCGAGCGATTCATCTCACCTCCGATTTCGTGGTGGGCGCCACGACTGATTACAGGGACGGATTTGTCGGTTGCATAAGAGCGCTGCTTCTCAACGGGCAATTGCAAGATTTAAGAAGTTACGCCCGACGCGGATTGTACGGCATCACAGAAGATTGCGTCGGCAGGTGCGAAAGTAGTCCTTGCCTTAATAACGGCACGTGCCACGAGAGATACGACGGATACTGGTGCGACTGTCGATGGACCGCGTTCAAAGGACCGATTTGTGCAGATg AAATTGGTGTGACTATGCGATCCAGCTCAATGATAAAGTACGACTTCATGGGCACCTGGCGTTCCActatttctgaaaatatacgCATTGGTTTTACAACGACGAACCCGAGAGGGTTTTTGATGGGCCTATTTTCCAATATCTCGGGAGAGTATATGGTTATAATGATTTCAAACAGCGGCAGCTTACGCGTGGTATTCGATTTCGGCTTCGAGCGGCAGGATGTAGTGTATGGCGGCCAAGAGACTAATAATCTCGGCACGGGACAATATCACGACATCAAAATCAGTAGAAGGAACTCCGGCTCCACTCTGGTGATACAGGTCGATGATTACGAGGAGCAAACTGTTCATTATGACATAAAGCATTCCGCGGACGCGCAATTCAACAATATCCAATACATGTACATCGGCAGGAACGAAACTATGTCGGCGGGATTCGTGGGTTGCATATCGCGAATCGAATTCGACGATATATACCCGCTGAAGTTACTCTTCCAAGAGAACGGACCCGGTAACGTGCGCTCGATCGGTTCTACCGTGACCGAAGACTATTGCGGCATCGAACCGATCACGCATCCGCCTGATATCGTGGAGACGCGACCGCCGCCGGAATTGGACGAAGAAAAACTCAGAGCCGCGTACAATGAGACTGACACGGCCATTTTGGGCAGTGTACTAGCAATTCTTCTGATCGCGGTTGTGATCATGATTATTCTTATAGGTAGATATATGTCTAGACATAAAGGAGAGTATTTAACGCAAGAAGACAAGGGTGCTGAGATAGCCTTAGACCCGGACTCAGCGGTTGTAAACTCCGCCACTGGTCATCAAGttcagaaaaagaaagagtgGTTTATCTGA
- the Nrx-IV gene encoding neurexin-4 isoform X4, with protein sequence MMFKGNKDGNSLKLNKFEIPIIAQWIRINPTRWQDRISLRVELYGCDYVSDIASFNGSSLIRMDLLREPIETDRHSIRFRFKTTNADGVLMYSRGTQGDYIALQLRDNRMLLNLDLGSGIMTSLSVGSLLDDNMWHDVVFSRNRKDISFSVDRVLIRGRVKGQFHRLDLNQHFYIGGVPNKQDGLVVNQNFTGCIENFYLNTTNIIHELKESEIVGENLKYFKAHTYYGCPEPLIIPVTFLTPGSYARLKGYEGVSSLNISLAFRTYEERGIIIYHQFRSPGYVKLFLEEGKLKVDIKTADNPAVILDNFYEKFNDGKWHQVILTIATNSLVLNVDGRPMKTERKLSMSTGSFYMIGGMTGEGSNYGFVGCMRMISVDGNYKLPTDWKEEEYCCKNEIVFDTCRMADRCNPNPCKHNGVCYQNSDEFFCECANTGYAGAVCHTSLNPLSCEAYKNMNPVNQKAEITVDVDGSGPLKPFPVTCEFFTDDRVMTVLHHSNEQVTPVDGFEEPGSFIQEINYDADFDQIEALLNRSISCRQRINYACKHSKLFNSPVSQGDHFRPNSWWVSRNNQKMDYWGGALPGSRKCECGIYANCGDPTKWCNCDSGLEGWLEDGGDITEKEHLPVKQLRFGDTGTPLDDKEGRYTLGPLICEGDDLFKNMVTFRIADSTINLPTFDIGHSGDIYFEFKTTTLDAVIIHSKGPNDYIKVSITTGNQLTFQYVAGGGPLTVTVQTSYNLADNKWHSVSVERNRKEARIVIDGALKNEVREPPGPVRAIHLTSDFVVGATTDYRDGFVGCIRALLLNGQLQDLRSYARRGLYGITEDCVGRCESSPCLNNGTCHERYDGYWCDCRWTAFKGPICADEIGVTMRSSSMIKYDFMGTWRSTISENIRIGFTTTNPRGFLMGLFSNISGEYMVIMISNSGSLRVVFDFGFERQDVVYGGQETNNLGTGQYHDIKISRRNSGSTLVIQVDDYEEQTVHYDIKHSADAQFNNIQYMYIGRNETMSAGFVGCISRIEFDDIYPLKLLFQENGPGNVRSIGSTVTEDYCGIEPITHPPDIVETRPPPELDEEKLRAAYNETDTAILGSVLAILLIAVVIMIILIGRYMSRHKGEYLTQEDKGAEIALDPDSAVVNSATGHQVQKKKEWFI encoded by the exons ATG ATGTTTAAAGGTAATAAAGATGGAAATAGCTTGAAGCTTAACAAGTTTGAGATACCAATAATCGCGCAATGGATAAGAATAAATCCAACGCGATGGCAAGACAGGATATCGCTGAGAGTCGAACTCTACGGATGCGACTACG TGTCTGATATTGCTTCCTTCAACGGATCCTCTCTCATACGTATGGATCTACTTAGAGAACCTATCGAAACCGATAGGCATAGTATACGTTTCCGTTTTAAAACCACCAACGCCGACGGTGTGCTAATGTATTCTCGTGGCACGCAAGGCGACTATATAGCCTTGCAATTACGCGACAATCGAATGCTGCTCAACCTCGATCTCGGATCCGGCATTATGACGAGTCTGTCCGTTGGCAGTCTTCTGGACGACAATATGTGGCACGATGTTGTATTCTCCCGCAATAGGAAAGATATTTCGTTCTCCGTCGACAGAGTGTTGATCCGAGGTAGAGTAAAGGGACAGTTTCACCGATTGGACTTGAATCAACAC TTTTACATCGGCGGCGTGCCTAACAAGCAGGACGGTTTAGTGGTGAATCAGAATTTCACGGGCTGCATAGAAAACTTTTATCTCAACACGACGAATATAATTCACGAACTGAAGGAGTCGGAGATCGTGGGTGAAAATTTGAAGTATTTCAAGGCTCATACGTACTACGGCTGTCCGGAACCTCTAATAATACCCGTCACATTTCTGACTCCCGGATCCTACGCTAGGTTGAAAGGGTACGAGGGCGTGTCGTCTCTCAACATCTCTCTCGCGTTCCGAACGTACGAGGAGcgaggaataattatttaccatCAATTCCGGAGTCCGGGCTACGTCAAG CTGTTCCTGGAAGAAGGTAAATTGAAGGTCGACATAAAAACAGCGGATAACCCAGCTGTGATTCTGGACAACTTTTACGAAAAGTTCAACGATGGAAAGTGGCATCAGGTGATTTTGACGATTGCGACAAATTCTCTCGTCTTGAATGTCGACGGCAGGCCGATGAAAACGGAGCGCAAGCTGTCAATGTCGACTGGATCATTTTACATGATCGGCGGTATGACCGGAGAGGGAAGCAACTACGGGTTCGTCGGCTGCATGAGAATGATAAGTGTCGAcggcaattataaattacctACCGACTGGAAGGAAGAGGAGTATTGCTGCAAGAACGAGATTGTGTTCGACACTTGTCGAATGGCGGACCGTTGCAATCCAAATCCTTGCAAGCACAATGGTGTCTGCTATCAAAACTCTGATGAATTCTTCTGCGAGTGTGCCAATACCGGATACGCGGGCGCAGTTTGTCACACCT CACTAAATCCTCTCTCGTGCGAGGCCTACAAGAATATGAATCCGGTAAATCAGAAAGCGGAGATCACGGTCGACGTCGACGGCAGCGGGCCGCTAAAGCCGTTCCCCGTCACTTGCGAATTCTTCACCGATGACCGCGTGATGACGGTTTTACATCACAGCAATGAACAAGTCACTCCCGTCGATGGTTTCGAGGAGCCTGGTAGCTTCATACAGGAAATTAATTACGACGCTGATTTCGATCAAATTGAGGCTCTACTAAACCGATCTATAAGCTGCAGGCAGAGGATAAATTACGCGTGCAAGCATTCCAAATTATTTAACTCGCCAG TTTCTCAAGGAGATCATTTCAGACCAAACTCGTGGTGGGTGAGTCGCAACAATCAGAAGATGGATTATTGGGGCGGCGCGTTGCCCGGGTCGCGAAAATGCGAATGTGGTATATACGCAAATTGCGGGGACCCCACCAAGTGGTGCAACTGCGATTCCGGCTTGGAGGGATGGTTGGAAGACGGCGGGGATATCACGGAGAAGGAGCATCTCCCCGTGAAACAATTGCGTTTCGGTGACACGGGTACGCCGCTCGACGACAAGGAGGGTCGTTATACGTTAGGTCCGCTCATTTGCGAAGGCGACG ATTTGTTCAAGAACATGGTCACATTCCGTATAGCCGATTCCACCATAAATCTACCGACGTTTGACATCGGCCACAGCGGTGATATTTACTTCGAGTTCAAAACCACTACTTTGGACGCCGTGATAATTCACAGCAAGGGTCCCAACGATTACATCAAGGTCTCCATAACCACCGGAAATCAATTAACCTTCCAGTATGTGGCCGGTGGAGGACCGCTCACCGTTACCGTGCAGACGTCCTACAATTTGGCTGATAACAAGTGGCACTCCGTGTCGGTGGAAAGAAATCGCAAGGAGGCGCGCATCGTCATCGACGGGGCGCTGAAGAACGAAGTGCGAGAACCTCCGGGCCCTGTGCGAGCGATTCATCTCACCTCCGATTTCGTGGTGGGCGCCACGACTGATTACAGGGACGGATTTGTCGGTTGCATAAGAGCGCTGCTTCTCAACGGGCAATTGCAAGATTTAAGAAGTTACGCCCGACGCGGATTGTACGGCATCACAGAAGATTGCGTCGGCAGGTGCGAAAGTAGTCCTTGCCTTAATAACGGCACGTGCCACGAGAGATACGACGGATACTGGTGCGACTGTCGATGGACCGCGTTCAAAGGACCGATTTGTGCAGATg AAATTGGTGTGACTATGCGATCCAGCTCAATGATAAAGTACGACTTCATGGGCACCTGGCGTTCCActatttctgaaaatatacgCATTGGTTTTACAACGACGAACCCGAGAGGGTTTTTGATGGGCCTATTTTCCAATATCTCGGGAGAGTATATGGTTATAATGATTTCAAACAGCGGCAGCTTACGCGTGGTATTCGATTTCGGCTTCGAGCGGCAGGATGTAGTGTATGGCGGCCAAGAGACTAATAATCTCGGCACGGGACAATATCACGACATCAAAATCAGTAGAAGGAACTCCGGCTCCACTCTGGTGATACAGGTCGATGATTACGAGGAGCAAACTGTTCATTATGACATAAAGCATTCCGCGGACGCGCAATTCAACAATATCCAATACATGTACATCGGCAGGAACGAAACTATGTCGGCGGGATTCGTGGGTTGCATATCGCGAATCGAATTCGACGATATATACCCGCTGAAGTTACTCTTCCAAGAGAACGGACCCGGTAACGTGCGCTCGATCGGTTCTACCGTGACCGAAGACTATTGCGGCATCGAACCGATCACGCATCCGCCTGATATCGTGGAGACGCGACCGCCGCCGGAATTGGACGAAGAAAAACTCAGAGCCGCGTACAATGAGACTGACACGGCCATTTTGGGCAGTGTACTAGCAATTCTTCTGATCGCGGTTGTGATCATGATTATTCTTATAGGTAGATATATGTCTAGACATAAAGGAGAGTATTTAACGCAAGAAGACAAGGGTGCTGAGATAGCCTTAGACCCGGACTCAGCGGTTGTAAACTCCGCCACTGGTCATCAAGttcagaaaaagaaagagtgGTTTATCTGA